In Mycoplasma sp. OR1901, the following are encoded in one genomic region:
- a CDS encoding F0F1 ATP synthase subunit A, which yields MKIIEKLWVWNLPQLFSLFMTVLIIVVLSIIAFVKVKKVKSNKAPKGIVLISESYVKALDDNFDNVADGSIPKAKFYIFTLGTFLIVGNLLPVIGLEPIGSSISVPFTLALMTWMGIFVAGAIHRKRKYIKSVMNPMELVGKFGSLISLSARMYGNLMGGAAILLMVYALVGNITIAGSPFYYLGSIFTPVLHFYFDIFGAVLQAIVFTLLTIVYWKMESEVDEEKPKKFTYKIFKNMKKNKVEHIY from the coding sequence ATGAAGATAATTGAAAAGTTATGGGTTTGAAATTTACCGCAACTATTTTCTTTATTTATGACAGTTCTAATTATTGTTGTTTTATCAATAATTGCTTTTGTAAAAGTGAAAAAAGTTAAAAGTAATAAAGCACCAAAAGGTATTGTTTTAATATCTGAATCTTATGTTAAAGCATTAGATGATAATTTTGATAATGTAGCAGATGGTTCGATTCCAAAAGCTAAATTTTATATTTTTACTTTAGGTACTTTTTTAATCGTTGGTAACTTATTACCTGTAATAGGTTTGGAACCGATTGGTAGTTCAATATCAGTTCCTTTCACACTTGCATTAATGACTTGAATGGGTATTTTTGTTGCCGGTGCAATTCACAGGAAAAGAAAATACATAAAAAGTGTTATGAACCCAATGGAATTAGTTGGTAAATTTGGTAGTTTAATTTCACTTTCAGCTCGTATGTACGGTAACTTAATGGGTGGTGCAGCTATTCTATTAATGGTATATGCTTTAGTTGGAAATATTACCATTGCAGGATCACCTTTTTATTACTTAGGGTCTATCTTTACTCCTGTGCTACACTTTTATTTCGATATATTTGGAGCAGTGTTACAAGCAATTGTTTTTACATTGCTAACAATAGTATATTGAAAAATGGAATCAGAAGTTGATGAAGAAAAACCAAAAAAATTTACTTATAAAATTTTTAAAAATATGAAAAAAAATAAAGTAGAACATATATATTAA
- the rpoE gene encoding DNA-directed RNA polymerase subunit delta, producing the protein MKNRTMLEIAIEVISSDTTSSFTFEEIFQKVEEELGEVWAQSYKDDENFTLEKIKEKKMGELYRLLTVDMRFTRNLDGTWISSTTEVNN; encoded by the coding sequence ATGAAAAATAGAACAATGTTAGAAATAGCTATAGAAGTTATTTCTTCTGATACAACTAGTTCATTCACATTTGAAGAAATTTTTCAAAAAGTTGAAGAAGAACTTGGTGAAGTTTGAGCTCAAAGTTATAAAGATGATGAAAATTTCACCCTTGAAAAAATCAAAGAAAAGAAAATGGGTGAATTATATCGTCTATTAACTGTTGATATGAGATTTACTAGAAATCTTGACGGTACTTGAATTAGTAGTACAACAGAAGTTAATAATTAA
- the secE gene encoding preprotein translocase subunit SecE: MKKNNEVSAIKEPRKKRYWIRKTVKEVKRVRWPDAKTNTKNFVRIIVFTAIFALFVYGVTLAFTKILELI, from the coding sequence ATGAAAAAAAATAATGAAGTAAGCGCAATTAAAGAACCAAGAAAAAAAAGATATTGAATTAGAAAAACTGTAAAAGAAGTTAAACGTGTAAGATGACCTGACGCTAAGACAAATACAAAAAACTTCGTTAGAATAATTGTTTTTACCGCTATTTTTGCTTTATTTGTTTATGGTGTTACACTAGCGTTCACAAAAATTTTAGAATTAATATAA
- the rlmB gene encoding 23S rRNA (guanosine(2251)-2'-O)-methyltransferase RlmB, with product MEQLLVCGKNSVIDAYNNNQKIKLIYISKKENLKYFNKHRVDIKVVDHIFLNSLTKENHQGFIAVLPGINYLDIANLIKNKPENVLVLDKIQDPHNLGAIIRTANAAGIKDIILPKTNAAQLDSTALKISSGGYVGINFYRVNSISAALTKIRKSGYWIYSTTLNEKAVPHTKVNYNSPTVIVVGNEGAGISKSVASVSDEFVYINQFGTVQSLNVSVATGIILFDLINKK from the coding sequence ATGGAACAATTATTAGTGTGTGGTAAAAACTCTGTTATAGATGCTTACAATAACAATCAAAAAATTAAGTTAATATATATTTCTAAAAAAGAAAACTTAAAATACTTTAACAAGCATAGAGTTGACATTAAAGTTGTTGACCATATTTTTTTAAATAGTTTAACTAAAGAAAACCACCAAGGTTTTATTGCTGTATTGCCTGGAATTAATTATTTAGACATAGCAAATTTAATTAAAAATAAACCTGAAAATGTTTTAGTTTTAGATAAAATACAAGACCCACATAACTTAGGGGCAATTATTAGAACTGCTAACGCAGCAGGTATAAAAGATATAATTTTACCTAAAACAAATGCTGCTCAACTAGATAGCACTGCTCTAAAAATTTCTTCAGGAGGTTATGTAGGAATTAATTTTTACAGAGTCAATAGCATCTCTGCGGCTTTAACAAAAATTAGAAAAAGTGGTTATTGAATTTATTCAACAACTCTTAACGAAAAAGCGGTGCCACACACAAAAGTAAACTATAATAGTCCAACTGTAATAGTAGTCGGAAACGAAGGGGCAGGAATTTCAAAAAGTGTTGCTTCAGTTAGCGATGAGTTCGTTTATATAAATCAATTTGGCACAGTTCAGTCACTAAATGTATCTGTCGCAACCGGAATAATACTTTTTGATTTGATTAACAAAAAGTAA
- a CDS encoding GIY-YIG nuclease family protein — protein sequence MNKLENIMNKISKVPNTFGVYLWKKNDEIIYVGKAKKLKNRLMQYFNGHNNSWLTPKMISNITDFDYFLAKNENDAFIKEQKLIKEHNPRFNIKLVNKKTYPYINFSISKKEIKIQIGDKDNNSFYSFGPLPPNTYFSDFVDVLKDVYLYDKGEKVNFKSKEEMEEVLKSITDIFNLKYSVFKSLVTEKEQEYSGKLQFEIANKYYKTLKFLEKIKEKQISEISNEHSIDFFDFQKVKSKIFISMYSYNYGSLIYQEYEDKNWEGLISEFIENYLSNFYAKNKIPNQIILRKELEDWNIELDELISKRVRFIKKGILYQISDLLLLNNKESINKYLVKHPNFLKDNDLVWEKLKNNLSLNSIDKIFIFDNSFQNHNVNVIGSVLAFDSNGQIKKMTKTYDLTNYVKDIEKKSDVQFTYYNAVSFLDDLGTRINENDIFFADGSIAQINEIKEALHNFGFTNKVFGLVKDSKHKTEKIINDKNIIIDVDTDIFNFLSKIQSQVDVNAKFKYNRTKNKEMRSSEILKIKGIGEKRFKTILAHYKTIENLKKSNYSELEKEFGKHISDLFKEAKFFDKK from the coding sequence ATGAATAAATTAGAAAATATAATGAATAAGATTTCTAAAGTACCAAACACCTTTGGTGTTTATTTATGAAAAAAGAATGATGAAATTATTTATGTTGGAAAAGCAAAAAAGTTAAAAAACAGGTTAATGCAGTATTTTAACGGTCATAATAATTCTTGATTAACACCTAAAATGATTAGTAATATTACTGATTTTGATTATTTTTTAGCTAAGAATGAAAATGATGCCTTCATTAAAGAACAAAAATTAATTAAAGAACATAATCCTAGATTTAATATTAAACTGGTTAACAAAAAAACTTATCCATATATCAATTTTAGCATAAGCAAAAAAGAGATAAAAATTCAAATTGGTGATAAAGATAATAACTCATTTTATAGTTTTGGGCCTTTACCTCCGAACACTTATTTTAGTGACTTTGTAGATGTTTTAAAAGATGTTTACTTATATGACAAAGGAGAAAAAGTTAATTTTAAATCTAAAGAAGAAATGGAAGAAGTGTTAAAAAGTATTACTGACATATTCAATTTAAAGTATTCGGTTTTTAAAAGTTTAGTTACAGAAAAAGAACAAGAATATAGTGGAAAATTGCAATTCGAAATTGCTAATAAGTATTATAAAACTCTTAAATTTTTAGAAAAAATTAAAGAAAAACAAATTTCAGAAATTTCTAATGAACACTCAATTGATTTTTTTGATTTTCAAAAAGTGAAATCAAAAATATTTATTTCAATGTATTCATATAATTATGGTTCTTTAATTTATCAGGAGTATGAAGATAAAAATTGAGAAGGTTTAATTTCGGAGTTTATTGAAAATTACTTATCTAATTTTTATGCCAAAAATAAAATTCCTAATCAAATTATTTTAAGAAAAGAGTTAGAGGACTGAAATATTGAATTAGATGAATTAATATCTAAGAGAGTGAGATTTATCAAAAAAGGTATTTTATACCAAATTAGTGATTTGTTGCTTTTAAATAATAAAGAAAGCATTAATAAATACCTTGTAAAGCATCCTAATTTCTTGAAAGATAATGATTTAGTTTGGGAAAAATTAAAAAATAATTTAAGTTTAAATAGTATAGATAAAATCTTTATTTTTGATAATTCATTCCAAAACCATAATGTTAATGTTATCGGAAGTGTTTTAGCTTTTGATTCAAATGGTCAAATTAAGAAAATGACTAAAACATATGATTTGACAAATTATGTTAAAGATATTGAAAAGAAATCTGATGTGCAGTTTACTTATTATAATGCTGTTAGTTTTTTAGATGATTTAGGAACTAGAATAAATGAAAATGATATTTTCTTTGCTGATGGGTCTATCGCACAAATAAACGAAATAAAAGAAGCGTTACATAATTTTGGTTTTACTAACAAAGTTTTTGGGTTAGTTAAAGATTCAAAACATAAGACTGAAAAAATAATTAATGATAAAAATATAATTATAGATGTTGATACTGATATATTTAATTTTTTAAGTAAAATACAAAGTCAAGTTGATGTAAACGCAAAATTTAAATATAATAGAACAAAAAATAAAGAAATGAGATCAAGCGAAATTTTAAAAATAAAAGGTATTGGCGAGAAAAGATTTAAAACTATTTTAGCTCATTATAAAACAATTGAAAATTTAAAAAAATCTAACTATAGTGAACTTGAAAAAGAATTTGGTAAGCATATTTCTGATTTATTTAAAGAAGCTAAGTTTTTTGATAAAAAATAA
- the rpmG gene encoding 50S ribosomal protein L33: MKNNKVSLACEECRRKNYVTNKSLGNLERLIVKKYCVHCKKHTFHKEEI, encoded by the coding sequence ATGAAAAATAATAAAGTTTCATTAGCGTGCGAAGAATGTAGAAGAAAAAACTACGTAACTAACAAAAGTTTAGGTAATTTAGAACGTTTAATTGTCAAAAAATATTGCGTTCATTGTAAAAAACATACATTTCACAAGGAAGAAATCTAA
- the argS gene encoding arginine--tRNA ligase, translated as MLLNTKIRELIVNSIEIMQKNNFFQEEFDADKVGFLVSLPNLPEHLEDEEIKYDLSTNVAFLLKKYVKTSPLNIANELVNILMQNTDVFVKIDVAMPGFINIVLKDEVFNEVLLNANKEGFKYGANQFEPTKINVEYISANPTGFLHVGHVRGAVYGDSLIKIYRHAGYQVESEYYVNDAGNQINVLANSAKVRYFELFGQTLEMPEESYKGQDIVWAVEQIKNKKGDYYLNDFESKYQEFKTEVKDILLEKIKYDLSKLNIGNFDTFSSELSILQNGAVDEALEKMKEYTYHKDGALFLKTTEFKDDKDRVLIKSDGSNTYLLPDIAYHLTKFKKADRLINIWGADHSGYVERMKAALKILGYDDNRLDVLIIQLVRLIKNGEEFKMSKRAGTSVTLSDLLEVSSPDAVRFMMLTREINNKFDFDIDFSNSANSSNPVYIVQYAHSRTVSLLNNLVKPDLSLKSFNLSYKAKKIVLAIDEFPSLIKTIVETSKVNLMSQYLLNLAKLFNSFYSETKLKGHENEAEYAYLVSVVQLVLRLGLGLIGVSAPENM; from the coding sequence ATGCTATTAAACACAAAAATTAGAGAATTAATTGTTAATTCAATAGAAATAATGCAAAAAAACAACTTTTTCCAGGAAGAATTTGATGCGGACAAAGTTGGTTTTTTAGTTAGTTTACCAAATTTACCAGAACATTTAGAAGATGAAGAAATTAAATATGATTTGTCTACTAATGTTGCTTTTTTACTTAAAAAATATGTTAAAACTTCACCTTTAAATATTGCCAATGAATTAGTAAACATTTTAATGCAAAATACTGATGTTTTTGTAAAAATTGATGTTGCTATGCCTGGGTTTATCAATATTGTATTAAAAGATGAAGTTTTTAACGAAGTTTTATTAAATGCTAATAAAGAAGGTTTCAAATATGGTGCTAACCAATTTGAACCTACTAAAATTAATGTTGAATATATTTCAGCTAACCCAACAGGATTTTTACACGTTGGACACGTTAGAGGTGCAGTATATGGAGATTCATTAATTAAAATTTATCGTCATGCTGGATACCAAGTTGAATCTGAATATTATGTAAATGACGCCGGAAATCAAATCAATGTTTTAGCTAATTCAGCGAAAGTTAGATATTTTGAATTATTTGGGCAAACTTTAGAAATGCCTGAAGAATCATACAAAGGACAAGATATTGTTTGAGCAGTTGAACAAATCAAAAATAAAAAAGGTGATTATTATTTAAATGATTTTGAGTCAAAATATCAAGAATTCAAAACCGAAGTTAAAGATATTTTATTAGAAAAGATTAAGTATGATCTTTCAAAATTAAACATCGGAAATTTTGATACATTTTCAAGTGAATTATCAATTTTACAAAACGGTGCAGTTGATGAAGCTTTAGAAAAAATGAAAGAATATACATATCATAAAGATGGTGCTTTATTTTTAAAAACTACAGAATTTAAAGATGATAAGGATCGTGTTTTAATTAAATCTGATGGTTCTAACACTTATTTATTACCGGACATTGCTTACCACTTAACTAAATTTAAAAAAGCAGATCGTTTAATTAATATTTGAGGTGCAGATCACTCTGGTTATGTTGAAAGAATGAAAGCAGCACTGAAAATTTTAGGTTATGACGATAATAGACTTGATGTTTTAATAATACAGTTAGTTAGATTAATTAAAAATGGTGAAGAATTTAAGATGTCAAAAAGAGCAGGAACAAGTGTTACATTATCAGATTTACTTGAAGTTAGTTCGCCAGATGCTGTTAGATTCATGATGCTAACTCGTGAAATTAATAATAAATTTGATTTTGATATTGACTTTTCAAATTCAGCAAATAGTAGTAACCCTGTTTACATTGTTCAGTATGCACATTCTAGAACAGTTTCACTTCTTAATAATTTAGTGAAACCAGACTTAAGTTTAAAATCATTTAATTTAAGTTATAAAGCTAAAAAAATAGTATTAGCAATTGATGAATTCCCTTCATTAATAAAAACAATAGTTGAAACTTCAAAAGTTAACTTAATGAGTCAATATTTATTGAATTTAGCAAAACTTTTCAATAGTTTTTATTCAGAAACAAAACTTAAAGGTCATGAAAACGAAGCAGAATATGCATATTTAGTTAGTGTTGTTCAATTAGTTTTAAGACTCGGTTTAGGTCTAATCGGTGTTTCTGCCCCAGAAAATATGTAA
- the fba gene encoding class II fructose-1,6-bisphosphate aldolase: MPLVHAKDMLKKAKEGKYAVPHININNLEWAKAVLLTAEAEKSPIIVATSEGAVKYMGGLNAVSGMVLGLIKDLKITIPVALHLDHGSYEGVKAAIENEGYTSVMFDGSHYPFEENYAKTKELVELARKRNMSFEAEVGTIGGEEDGIVGDGEFANPEEAKKMASLGIDVLAAGIGNIHGPYPTTWESLSFETLTEISSAAGIGIVLHGGSGIPSEQIKKAISLGVTKINVNTELQQSNHKALREYILSGKDLEGKNFDPRKLYKPGFDAMCETVKFKIHEFGSNNKA, translated from the coding sequence ATGCCATTAGTACATGCAAAAGATATGCTTAAAAAAGCAAAAGAAGGAAAATACGCAGTTCCTCACATTAACATCAACAACCTTGAGTGAGCAAAAGCAGTTTTATTAACAGCTGAAGCTGAAAAATCACCAATCATTGTTGCAACTTCAGAAGGTGCAGTTAAATACATGGGTGGATTAAACGCAGTAAGCGGAATGGTTTTAGGTTTAATTAAAGACTTAAAAATCACAATTCCAGTTGCATTACACTTAGACCATGGTTCATACGAAGGTGTTAAAGCAGCTATTGAAAATGAAGGGTATACATCAGTTATGTTCGATGGATCACATTACCCATTCGAAGAAAACTACGCTAAAACAAAAGAATTAGTTGAATTAGCAAGAAAAAGAAATATGTCATTCGAAGCTGAAGTAGGGACAATCGGTGGAGAAGAAGACGGAATCGTTGGTGATGGTGAATTTGCTAACCCAGAAGAAGCTAAAAAAATGGCTTCACTTGGAATTGATGTTTTAGCAGCAGGAATTGGAAACATTCACGGTCCATACCCAACAACATGAGAATCATTAAGTTTTGAAACATTAACAGAAATTAGTTCAGCAGCAGGAATCGGAATCGTTTTACACGGTGGAAGTGGTATTCCTTCAGAACAAATTAAAAAAGCTATTAGTTTAGGTGTTACAAAAATTAATGTTAATACAGAATTACAACAGTCAAACCACAAAGCATTAAGAGAATATATTTTAAGTGGAAAAGACTTAGAAGGTAAAAACTTCGATCCTCGTAAATTATACAAACCAGGATTCGACGCAATGTGTGAAACAGTTAAATTCAAAATTCATGAATTTGGTTCAAACAATAAAGCATAA
- the msrA gene encoding peptide-methionine (S)-S-oxide reductase MsrA yields MKRIYLAGGCFWGVQGYFKTIKGTRFSTVGYANSNLEAPTYKQVCEGNTNAVETLELYYNEEQISLSEIVEKLFEVIDPTALNFQGPDHGTQYRNGIYFETKEDQEIIENTINKLAKNIDGKVVTEVKKLDNYYLAEEYHQDYSDKNPNVVCHIKF; encoded by the coding sequence ATGAAAAGAATATATTTAGCTGGTGGTTGTTTTTGAGGTGTACAAGGATACTTTAAAACAATTAAAGGTACAAGGTTTAGTACAGTGGGTTATGCAAATTCAAACCTAGAAGCTCCTACATACAAACAAGTTTGTGAAGGTAATACAAATGCGGTAGAAACCTTAGAATTATATTACAACGAAGAACAAATCAGTTTATCTGAAATTGTTGAAAAATTATTCGAAGTAATAGATCCAACTGCATTAAATTTCCAAGGTCCAGACCACGGAACTCAATATAGAAATGGTATCTATTTTGAAACAAAAGAAGATCAAGAAATAATTGAAAATACCATAAATAAACTAGCAAAAAATATCGATGGTAAAGTAGTTACCGAAGTAAAAAAATTAGATAATTATTATCTAGCTGAAGAATACCACCAAGATTATTCAGATAAAAACCCAAATGTGGTTTGCCACATTAAATTCTAA
- a CDS encoding class I tRNA ligase family protein produces MLKIYVCGPTVYNDVHIGNIRPILTYDLILKAARNLGIEFSFIHNITDIDDKIINRAIEEKTTEEAISTKYSEYYLDILKDLNVNTITHLEYVTKNLDVIYDLIQKMIDKGSAYKIGTNVWFDVKKNINKYGVVSNQQIDKMKFEDSDHQKHFAADFALWKDTNIGVKYDSPFGLGRPGWHTECVALIYKHFKEEGVDYHGGGMDLTFPHHENENIQFYSVTGNDLSKNWLRTGQININGIKMSKSLQNVILPKDFIKAYSADHLKVIFLLSNLTSEINIDENLLNNASLFLKKIKKIYFEAKLNNNNKNYDEDLFKEAMNHIFNKNFAKFNKLLNDLLKEINKNNSEIYQATIIKIFDSLEFDISKFNYGDFVDTYNQWKTELNNKNFEKSDKLREVLIKNELI; encoded by the coding sequence ATGTTAAAAATTTATGTTTGCGGGCCAACCGTATATAACGATGTTCATATTGGTAATATTAGACCAATTTTGACATACGATTTAATACTAAAAGCAGCTAGAAATTTAGGAATTGAATTTAGTTTTATTCATAATATAACTGATATTGACGATAAAATTATTAATCGTGCAATTGAAGAAAAAACTACAGAAGAAGCAATTTCTACAAAGTATTCAGAATATTATTTAGACATCTTAAAAGATTTAAATGTTAATACAATTACACATTTAGAATATGTTACAAAAAATTTAGATGTTATTTATGATTTGATCCAAAAAATGATCGATAAAGGAAGTGCGTACAAAATTGGTACAAATGTATGATTTGACGTAAAGAAAAATATTAATAAATATGGTGTTGTTTCAAATCAACAAATTGACAAAATGAAATTTGAAGATTCTGATCATCAAAAACATTTTGCTGCCGATTTTGCTTTATGAAAAGATACAAATATCGGAGTAAAATACGATTCTCCTTTTGGATTAGGTAGACCTGGATGACACACAGAGTGTGTTGCGTTAATTTATAAACATTTTAAAGAAGAAGGTGTCGATTATCACGGTGGTGGAATGGATTTAACATTCCCGCACCACGAAAACGAAAATATTCAATTTTACAGCGTTACAGGTAATGATTTAAGTAAAAATTGACTACGTACAGGGCAAATTAATATCAATGGTATTAAAATGTCTAAATCACTTCAAAACGTCATTTTACCAAAGGATTTCATTAAAGCTTATTCAGCCGATCACTTAAAAGTAATTTTCTTACTTTCTAACTTAACAAGTGAAATTAATATTGATGAAAACTTATTAAATAACGCTTCTTTATTCTTGAAGAAAATTAAAAAAATATATTTTGAAGCAAAATTAAATAACAATAATAAAAACTATGATGAAGATTTATTTAAAGAAGCAATGAATCACATCTTTAATAAAAATTTCGCTAAATTTAACAAGCTGTTAAACGACTTATTAAAGGAAATAAATAAAAATAACTCAGAAATTTATCAAGCAACAATTATCAAAATCTTTGATAGTTTAGAATTTGATATTTCTAAATTTAATTACGGTGATTTTGTTGATACATACAATCAATGAAAAACCGAACTAAATAACAAAAACTTCGAAAAATCAGATAAATTAAGAGAAGTATTAATTAAAAACGAACTAATTTAG
- the nusG gene encoding transcription termination/antitermination protein NusG: MKEMKWYMISTMRGKEEQVVEALNNRIVAENLEEDFDQETSENGAFRIFKKPSLTQKEYQKKLNGLDYKINYINLYPGYIFARMHMTDAAWFLVRNTQYVTGLVGSSGKGAKPTPVSTIEIKRMFKREQEAIKSFEAGEDVFGLVEGDIVEIIGGPYIGQIASVIKVDKRGREATVVFEKFGKKIELIIEIDSLRLSEDN, encoded by the coding sequence ATGAAAGAAATGAAATGATACATGATTTCAACAATGAGAGGTAAAGAAGAACAAGTTGTTGAAGCACTTAATAACCGTATAGTAGCAGAAAACCTTGAAGAAGATTTTGATCAAGAAACAAGTGAAAACGGTGCATTTAGAATATTTAAAAAACCAAGCTTAACTCAAAAAGAATATCAAAAAAAACTTAACGGATTAGATTATAAAATTAATTACATAAATTTATATCCTGGATATATTTTCGCAAGAATGCATATGACTGATGCCGCTTGATTTTTAGTTCGTAATACACAATACGTAACTGGATTAGTCGGTTCATCTGGTAAAGGTGCTAAACCAACACCTGTAAGTACTATCGAAATTAAAAGAATGTTCAAAAGAGAACAAGAAGCTATCAAATCATTTGAAGCCGGTGAAGATGTTTTCGGTTTAGTTGAAGGTGATATTGTTGAAATCATCGGTGGACCATACATTGGACAAATAGCAAGTGTTATCAAAGTTGATAAAAGAGGTAGGGAAGCGACAGTTGTTTTCGAAAAATTCGGTAAAAAAATAGAATTAATTATCGAAATTGATTCACTTAGATTAAGTGAAGATAACTAA
- a CDS encoding S66 peptidase family protein, translating to MDKFIHLKQGDEIRVIAPARSLKLIDDKNIKLAVQRLESLGLKVTFGKNVFNVENRMSASIKDKVEDIHEAFLDKNVKAILTVIGGFNSHQLLPYIDWEIIRNNPKIFSGFSDITSLHLAILKHCNFPTFYGPHFSSFSMIKNSDYMVEQFKNMFMNDLDEINLEPSKIWSDDLWFLDQENRDLNVNDGWWNIQTGIAKGKIIGGNLSTILLINGTSNFPEINEDIILAVEIVSLFDYDNFERMLVALIQSTWFKHVKGLLIGRFPIGSKISHEDLEILLKTKIELKNIPIIANMDFGHTMPISVIPLGLLTEMKVDKDTQIKLFKK from the coding sequence ATGGATAAATTTATACATTTGAAACAAGGAGACGAAATAAGGGTTATAGCTCCCGCTAGAAGTCTTAAATTAATAGATGATAAAAACATTAAATTAGCAGTTCAAAGATTAGAGTCTTTAGGGCTTAAAGTTACTTTCGGTAAAAATGTATTTAATGTTGAAAATAGGATGTCAGCATCAATTAAAGATAAAGTCGAAGACATACATGAAGCATTTTTAGATAAAAATGTTAAAGCAATTTTGACTGTGATTGGAGGGTTTAATTCACATCAATTATTACCGTATATTGATTGAGAAATAATTAGAAATAATCCTAAAATTTTTAGTGGATTTAGCGATATAACTTCATTACATTTAGCTATATTAAAACATTGTAATTTTCCAACCTTTTATGGTCCACATTTTTCATCATTTTCAATGATAAAAAATTCAGATTATATGGTCGAACAATTTAAAAATATGTTTATGAATGATTTAGATGAAATTAATTTAGAACCTTCTAAAATTTGAAGTGATGACTTATGATTTTTAGACCAAGAAAATAGAGATTTAAATGTAAATGATGGATGATGAAACATACAAACAGGTATTGCAAAAGGTAAAATTATTGGTGGGAATTTATCAACTATTTTACTAATTAATGGTACTTCTAATTTTCCTGAAATAAATGAAGATATTATTTTAGCAGTCGAAATTGTCTCTTTATTTGATTATGATAATTTTGAAAGAATGTTGGTGGCTTTAATTCAAAGTACTTGATTTAAGCATGTTAAAGGTTTATTAATTGGTAGATTTCCAATCGGTTCTAAAATAAGTCATGAAGACTTAGAAATATTATTAAAAACAAAAATTGAACTAAAGAATATACCTATTATTGCTAATATGGATTTTGGTCATACAATGCCTATTTCGGTTATTCCTCTTGGTTTACTCACTGAAATGAAAGTTGATAAAGATACACAAATAAAATTATTTAAAAAGTAA
- a CDS encoding restriction endonuclease subunit S, whose amino-acid sequence MGEITGSTVDKVIRSNDVKCLLLNYMDVYNKKEIKEENLVTNSATPLQIYSSNIVEGDVFITPSSETPGELGFAKTADKTILNGVYSYHLMRFRPTDKIKNSYFDYLFDTQKYREYFSVNGQGVQRYTLSLSFLKTAIINIPSLEEQEKIITLLKNLDSSITLLQRKCKKQRKTKKFKF is encoded by the coding sequence ATGGGTGAAATAACCGGTTCTACCGTTGATAAAGTAATTAGATCGAATGATGTTAAATGTTTATTACTAAATTACATGGATGTTTATAATAAAAAAGAAATTAAAGAAGAAAATCTAGTAACTAACTCAGCAACTCCGTTACAAATATATTCAAGTAACATAGTAGAAGGTGATGTTTTTATAACTCCGTCATCAGAAACTCCGGGTGAATTAGGTTTTGCAAAGACGGCAGATAAAACAATTTTGAACGGTGTTTATTCTTATCATTTAATGAGATTCAGACCAACCGATAAAATAAAAAATTCATATTTTGATTATCTATTTGATACACAAAAATATCGTGAATATTTTAGTGTAAATGGTCAAGGTGTACAAAGATATACATTATCATTATCATTTTTAAAAACCGCCATAATTAATATTCCTTCACTAGAAGAACAAGAAAAAATAATTACTTTATTAAAAAATTTAGACTCATCAATTACACTTCTTCAGCGTAAGTGTAAAAAACAAAGGAAAACAAAAAAATTTAAATTTTAA